From Candidatus Eisenbacteria bacterium:
TGGGGCTGCGTCTCGACCCCGACGAGACCTACGCCGACCTCCCGATCGCACGCGAAGGTGGTGTGCGGGCGTGGGTGACGATCATGCGCGGGTGCGATCGCTTCTGCACCTTCTGCATCGTGCCCTACGTGCGCGGCCGGGAGCGCAGCCTCTCCGGCCCCGTGCTCCTGGAGCAGGTGCGCGCGGCGGTCGACGCGGGCGCGCGCGAGGTCGTCCTGCTCGGGCAGACCGTCAACGCGTACCGGTGCGACGACTGGGACTTCGCGCGCCTGCTGCGCGAGATGGCGGCGGTCCCGGGCCTGCGACGGATCCGGTTCACCTCGCCGCATCCGGCCGAGATGTCGGACGACGTGATCGCGGCAATGGCGGAGTGCGACGCCGTGATGCCGCAGCTCCATCTTCCGGTGCAGTCGGGTTCGGACGCCGTGCTCGCGCGGATGGCGCGCGACTACACCGTCGCCGACTACGAGCGGCTGGTGGACCGGCTGCGGACGCGCCTACCCGGCATCGCGCTCTCGACGGACGTCATCGTCGGCTTCCCCGGCGAGACCGACGCCGACTTCGCCGCGACCTGCGACCTCATGCAGCGCGTTCGCTACGACTCGGCCTTCCTCTTCAAATACTCGCCGCGCGAGGGCACGCGCGCGTTCAAGTGGGACGACGACGTCTCCGAGATCGACAAGGCCCGCCGGCTCCAGCGTCTGATCGCGCTCCAGGAAGGACATTCGAGCGAGCGCAACCGGGCCCAGATCGGGCACGACGTCGAGGTGCTGGTCGAGGGGGCCGCGAAGCGTCCAGCGGGCTGGGCCATCGGGAAGTCGCCCGACTTCCGGACCGTCGTCCTGCCCGGTCCGGCCGCGCCGGGCGCGCTGGTCACCGTGCGCATCGAATCGGCCACCTCGCACACGCTCATCGGACGCGCCCTGGACATGGAGGCATACGGATGAATCCTCGCGTCGTCGCCGGCGTCCTCGGCGCCATCACCGTTGCGATGGGTCTGGGCGGGCTCGCGTCGCCCGAGCGTGCGATGACGTTCGTCGGCTTCGCGCCGCTCGTCCCGACGCAGCCTGCACCCGCCCTCTCGGAGGCGCGTGCCGTCTACGGCGGGCTCTTCACCGTGCTGGGCGCGTTCACCCTCTGGGGCGCGATCGATCCCCCGGGCAAGCGCTCCGCGCTCCTCATGGCGGGGCTCCTCTGGCTCGGCCTCTGCGCCGGGCGTACACTCGGCATCTCGATCGACGGCAACCCCGGCGTCATGGGGTGGGTCGGCCTGGTGTGGGAGGCCGCATTCGGCACAGCGCTCGTGTGGTCGGCCGTCGCGAGACTTCCAACCGCTTGAATTCCCTCGCCACCGATCATTTGCTCAAAGCCGTCGGGCACGGTTACACTCCGCGCCCCCGGCAACCGAATCCCCACCGTCTCAGAGGTTCATCGTGAACACCGCGCTCAAGAGTTGGGTCGACGACGTCGCAGCCCTCACCAAGCCCGCCGACATCCAGTGGGTCGACGGGTCGGAGGCCGAGAACCGCCGCCTGATCGACGGTATGCTCGCCTCGGGCACCCTCCATCGGCTGAACGAAGGGAAGTACCCGAACTGCTACCTGCACCGCAGCGACCCGAGCGACGTCGCGCGCACCGAGCACCTCACCTTCATCTGCTCGAAGCAGAAGGACGACACCGGCCCGACCAACAACTGGATGGAGCCGGGCGAGGCCAAGAAGAAGGTCGGCGCGCTCTACGACGGGGCCATGAAGGGCCGCACCATGTACGTGATCCCGTACGTCATGGGCCCGCTCGGCTCGCCCCTCAGCAAGGTCGGCATCGAGATCACCGACAGCCCGTACGTCGTCGCCAACATGCGCATCATGACGCGCATGGGCGACGCGGCCGCGAAGCAGCTCGGCAGCAGCCCGGACTTCGTCCGCGGCCTGCACTCGCTCGGCGACCTGTCGCCCGAGCGCCGCTTCATCTGCCACTTCCCGGACACCAAGGAGATCTGGTCGATCGGCTCGGGCTACGGCGGCAACGCGCTCCTCGGCAAGAAGTGCTTCGCGCTCCGCATCGCGAGCGTCCAGGCGCGCGAGGAAGGCTGGCTCGCCGAGCACATGCTGATCCTCGGCCTGCAGAGCCCCGAGGGCGAGACGCACTACGTCGCAGCGGCGTTCCCGTCGGCTTGCGGCAAGACGAACCTCGCCATGCTGATCCCGCCCGCCGCGCAGAAGGGCTGGAAGGTGTGGACGGTCGGCGACGACATCGCGTGGCTCCGCCCCGGTCCCGACGGCCGTCTGTGGGCGATCAACCCCGAAGCCGGCTTCTTCGGTGTGGCGCCCGGCACGTCGTCGAAGACGAACAAGAACGCGATGGACACGCTGCGGGCGAACTCGATCTTCACCAACGTCGCCGTCACCGACGACGGCTGTCCGTGGTGGGAGGGGATCGACGGCGAGGTGCCGGAGCACCTGACCGACTGGCGCGGTCAGTCGTGGAAGAAGGGCTCGACGGAGAAGGCGGCGCATCCGAACTCCCGCTTCACGTCGCCGGCACGCCAGTGCCCGTCGATCTCGCCCGAGTGGGAGAACCCACGCGGCGTTCCCATCTCGGCCTTCATCTTCGGCGGACGGCGCGCGCGCACGGCGCCACTCGTCCTCGAGTCGTTCGACTGGAAGCACGGCGTGTACGTCGGGGCGTCGGTCGCCTCCGAGACGACCGCCGCGCAGTCGGGCGCGGTCGGCGTCGTGCGACGCGATCCCATGGCCATGCTGCCGTTCTGCGGCTACAACATGGCCGACTACTTCGGCCACTGGCTGCACATGGGCACCGCCGTGCCGAAGCCGCCGCGGATCTTCCACGTCAACTGGTTCCGCCAGACGCCCGAGGGCAAGTTCATCTGGCCGGGCTTCGGCGAGAACATGCGCGTGCTGCGCTGGGTGCTCGAGCGGTGCGCCGGCAAGGGCGATGCCGTCGAGACGCCGATCGGCATGCTGCCCGGCCGCAGCGGCATCGACCGCGCCGGCATCGAGGTCAGCGACGCGGCCATGGCGGAGCTGCTCTCCGTGTCGAAGGACGACTGGCGCGCCGAGGCCCAGAGCGTCGGCGAGTTCTTCTCCAAGTTCGACGGCCGCCTGCCGGGCGAGATGGAGAAGCAGCGCCAGGCGCTCGCGAAACGGCTCGGGTGAAGGGTCGAAAACAGCCCGCGACGCCGCCGCTCTCGTACAGCGGGAGCGGCGTCGACTACGGGTCGCTCGATCCCGCCAAGGTCCTCGCGCAACGCGCCGCCGCGTCGACG
This genomic window contains:
- the miaB gene encoding tRNA (N6-isopentenyl adenosine(37)-C2)-methylthiotransferase MiaB, giving the protein MPTVYIETYGCQMNVADTELILGTLGRHGYERVDAPDAADVILLNTCAIREHAEARVLGRLGDLGRYKTTRPSVRIGVTGCMAQHLRDKLRDGAPQVDLLVGPDGYRHLPALLDAGDTDPHLGLRLDPDETYADLPIAREGGVRAWVTIMRGCDRFCTFCIVPYVRGRERSLSGPVLLEQVRAAVDAGAREVVLLGQTVNAYRCDDWDFARLLREMAAVPGLRRIRFTSPHPAEMSDDVIAAMAECDAVMPQLHLPVQSGSDAVLARMARDYTVADYERLVDRLRTRLPGIALSTDVIVGFPGETDADFAATCDLMQRVRYDSAFLFKYSPREGTRAFKWDDDVSEIDKARRLQRLIALQEGHSSERNRAQIGHDVEVLVEGAAKRPAGWAIGKSPDFRTVVLPGPAAPGALVTVRIESATSHTLIGRALDMEAYG
- a CDS encoding DUF4345 domain-containing protein, giving the protein MNPRVVAGVLGAITVAMGLGGLASPERAMTFVGFAPLVPTQPAPALSEARAVYGGLFTVLGAFTLWGAIDPPGKRSALLMAGLLWLGLCAGRTLGISIDGNPGVMGWVGLVWEAAFGTALVWSAVARLPTA
- a CDS encoding phosphoenolpyruvate carboxykinase (GTP) translates to MVNTALKSWVDDVAALTKPADIQWVDGSEAENRRLIDGMLASGTLHRLNEGKYPNCYLHRSDPSDVARTEHLTFICSKQKDDTGPTNNWMEPGEAKKKVGALYDGAMKGRTMYVIPYVMGPLGSPLSKVGIEITDSPYVVANMRIMTRMGDAAAKQLGSSPDFVRGLHSLGDLSPERRFICHFPDTKEIWSIGSGYGGNALLGKKCFALRIASVQAREEGWLAEHMLILGLQSPEGETHYVAAAFPSACGKTNLAMLIPPAAQKGWKVWTVGDDIAWLRPGPDGRLWAINPEAGFFGVAPGTSSKTNKNAMDTLRANSIFTNVAVTDDGCPWWEGIDGEVPEHLTDWRGQSWKKGSTEKAAHPNSRFTSPARQCPSISPEWENPRGVPISAFIFGGRRARTAPLVLESFDWKHGVYVGASVASETTAAQSGAVGVVRRDPMAMLPFCGYNMADYFGHWLHMGTAVPKPPRIFHVNWFRQTPEGKFIWPGFGENMRVLRWVLERCAGKGDAVETPIGMLPGRSGIDRAGIEVSDAAMAELLSVSKDDWRAEAQSVGEFFSKFDGRLPGEMEKQRQALAKRLG